DNA sequence from the Eulemur rufifrons isolate Redbay chromosome 6, OSU_ERuf_1, whole genome shotgun sequence genome:
CAATATTCGTATGTTGAGAAACCAATAAGGAATGAGTTCAAGGATGACAGAGAGGTTCCCCTGCAAATTGCCTAAATTTGTAATAGATTAGATGTatgaatttatcaaaaaaaaaaaaatacagtacctAAGAATGGAAACTAGGAATATGAGCCAGATAAAGTATTGTCCAtgactgagggaaaaaaatgtggtaaaatgtcAGTATCATACAAGTTTCTGACCACGAATTCAGGCTGGCAGAGTTGAAGCCTGAAGCCAAGTGAAAGTGAAGAAAATCTGCTTCTGTTCTTGTACTTAAAGTATTTAACTTTAAATAGTCTACCTCTGCCCTGATTCTACTCTTTAACAATGTAAATTTCCTTGGTGGCCAAGAGATGTTTAATTGGAGGAAGCACATCGGAAggtaaaaaattttccaaaaatgacaGGAAGAGGAACCCATAGACAGGGGCGTTGGGCATATAGGAAGTGGGAGGTCTAAGAAAAGGATCTGCCAGATAGACACTGGAAGTGGAGACACGGGACTTGTTCAGCTTTGAGGTGTGGAAACTTCAATGGGTGCCTGAACTGGAGTGAAAGCAGAAATCACGGGGATGGAGAATAGGCAGACGCAGAGAGCACAGGCTGCCTTGGAGGTTCATTATTCAGGAGGGTAGCTGGAGTCAAGTTAGAGAAGAAAGATGTATGCAGGTGCTTCTGTCACCTGCAAGGTAGTAGCCCtcatatgtatacatgcatatgtacatatggATGCATGTATGTAAGTATGCATacgtgtatttgtgtgtgtgaaaagTCAATAGCTGGCAGAGCAAATCTCTGACCCGGGTGTTTTCTTTCACAGCCTCTCCATTGTTCTTTCTAAATAGCATAGCAATTTTCACTGCCTCCATGCTTAGCAGAGCATCTGTGCCTAAGGGAAAGGAGATACAGGGCCAGTAGTGCCCACCTCCCTTAACCCTACTCATCCACACAGCCTGTTAAGCCGGGGCAATGGCTCTTCTGTGTGGGACTGCAGTCCTCTGTGCAGAGCCTGGGGCTTTTGCAGAGCTCATTATAGTTCCCAAACCAAAGAGATTGTAGAGATTGTTTTTGATGTTCTAGCTATCCCTGTTCTTTTCAGAACCTGTGGCACTGTGCTGAGTCTGGCAATGATTCTGAGCCCTGTAATTTCCTGAGAGTCTTACAGCTGTGTGGAGAGCCTCTGAATAAGGACACAGAGCCTGTAACTGTGCACTTTGTGCAGAGCCTCTGTGTGATTGTCTATAGATAATATGCCTGTGTGCAGAGTCCATAACTATTATAAAGTCTATGAATATGTGCAGACCTTATGGTTGTTTGCAAGCCTTTATGGGCACTCTGCTAATGCATTCAAAGTCTGAAGCTATTTTTCCCCTGTGGCACAGGTGAGGAGGGCTCTGCAGAAAATCATGGCCCTTTTATCTGCTAATGGTATAGCTGCTGTGAACAACTCTGATACTCGAGTAACAGGCTGCCTCCTCACTGGCATCCCTGGGCTGGAGCACCTACACATCTGGCTCTCCATCCCCTTCTGCACCATGTACATAGCCTCCCTGGCAGGCAATGGCATTCTAATTTGTGTCATCCTCTCCCAGCCAAGCCTCCATGAGCCCATGTACATATTCCTGTCCATGCTGGCCAGTGCTGATGTCTTGCTCTCTACCTCCACCATGCCCAAGGCACTGGCCAACTTCTGGCTTGGTTCCAGCCACATTTCCTTTGATGGATGCCTCACCCAGATGTTCTTCATCCACTTTCTCTTTGTGGCCGATTCTGCTGTCCTGTTGGCCATGGCCtttgaccgctatgtggccatctgctcCCCTCTGCGTTATGCCACGATCCTCACAAGTAAGGTCATTGGGAAGATTGCCACTGCCACCTTGACCCGCAGCTTTATCATCATGTTTCCATCCATCTTTCTCCTCAAGCGCCTGCACTATTGCCGGATCAACATCATTGCACACACATTTTGTGAACACATGGGCATCGCCCGTCTGTCCTGTTCTGATATCTCCATCAATGTCTGGTATGGGTTGGCAGCTGCTCTCCTCTCCACAGGCCTGGACATCATCCTTATTGCTGTTTCCTACATCCACATCCTCCGAGCTGTCTTCCGCCTGCCTTCTCGAGAGGCACGCTCCAAGGCCCTGAGCACCTGTGGATCCCATGTCTGTGTCATCCTGCTCTTCTATATCCCTGCCCTCTTTTCTGTCTTTGCCTACAGGTTTGGTGGGAGACGTATCCCACGCTATGTCCATATCCTCCTGGCCAACCTCTATGTGGTCATCCCACCTATGCTCAATCCCATTATTTACGGAGTGAGGACCAAGCAAATTTTGGAAGGGGCTAAGCAGATGTTTTCAAATATGGCCAAAGAATCTAAATAAATGCTTCCAACTTGGATTCAACCTAACCTTTTCCTAAAATTAGCAATTGTCCTATATTCACTCCATTCTCATCTCTACATCTTCCAGTTATCCCCATGTTATTGTCATCCATGTCacaatttatttaaagatatgtTCTACTCAAACCCacctctgatttcttttcttggaaATCTATGGTAATACCTACCACATTCTCTTCCACCTATTATCAAATGTGGTCTTATCTCCCATCAGCTCAAGAAGAACTAACTAATTAGAGGGAAATGTGATAACTTACCCTAAATTTACCATCCAAATACGACTTTTCTCAACATCTACTTGCATTGGCTCCCCTTGTGTTCTTAATAActtgtatatataattttgacATTTATTGGCAAATTCGACATCTTTCTCATTGTGGGGGAACCTCTGAGAATTGTCACGTTTAAAAATTTATAgtctcgggccgggcgcggtggctcacgcctgtaatcctagcactctgggaggcgagatgggtggatcgtttgagctcaggagttcgagaccagcctgagcaaaagcgagaccccgtctctactaaaaaaacagaaagatattatatggacaactaaaaatagaagaaattagccgggcatggtggcgcatgcctgtagtcccagttactcgggagggtgaggcaggaggatcgcttgagcccaggagtttgaggttgctgtgagctaggcttacgccacggcactctagcctgggaaacagagtgagactctgtctcaaaaaaaaaaaaaatttatagtgtCATGGTATATTTAGTTTTCTTACCAGCTACACAAATCCAGGATCACACAGGTGTATATATTCAAGTTCAGAAATACTAACACACAGCAGCATACATAGCTGGGCACATCCATTTATTGGTTTAAATAGGaacatataatttcaaaaacttttatcAAATAAACCTGCATTACATGTTCTGAAGAGTTTTCCTCAAAATATAGATAATTGTATAGGGATAGAATACTATTTTCCATCCAAATAtgctttgtatttaaaaattatattcatcaTTAAAATTAGAAGTCAAAATATCTACTCATATATAATAGCTATggatttatatattctttaatggatattattaaaaatataaacatctgtATGTAATTTAATAACTTGCTCACTAATCATTAATTATTAACACCAGCACAATAACACTGCCTTGCTTGATGTTCTCTGAGACTGAGAAGAATAACAGTGTGAGTTTTAGTCAAAGACCAACTCGCCCTTGAAAATGTAGTTCACATCTTAACCCTGCCCACTCCCATACTCAGCCCACATTAAAAGATCCATCTTTTGAGATTCTGTTCCACTTTGATCTAAATCACTATTTTGTTGAATTATGAGCATGTGCCTTCTTGTTTTATCAAAGATCATCTCATGTTCGTGCCTTAACTCCCTGTCTCGTCCGTACATTCCTTGAgggaaaagattattttaaaaggcttttaatCCCCATTGTCCTAAAGCATGAGAATCTGC
Encoded proteins:
- the LOC138384141 gene encoding olfactory receptor 52B6, producing MALLSANGIAAVNNSDTRVTGCLLTGIPGLEHLHIWLSIPFCTMYIASLAGNGILICVILSQPSLHEPMYIFLSMLASADVLLSTSTMPKALANFWLGSSHISFDGCLTQMFFIHFLFVADSAVLLAMAFDRYVAICSPLRYATILTSKVIGKIATATLTRSFIIMFPSIFLLKRLHYCRINIIAHTFCEHMGIARLSCSDISINVWYGLAAALLSTGLDIILIAVSYIHILRAVFRLPSREARSKALSTCGSHVCVILLFYIPALFSVFAYRFGGRRIPRYVHILLANLYVVIPPMLNPIIYGVRTKQILEGAKQMFSNMAKESK